The following coding sequences lie in one Spea bombifrons isolate aSpeBom1 chromosome 5, aSpeBom1.2.pri, whole genome shotgun sequence genomic window:
- the ARMC3 gene encoding armadillo repeat-containing protein 3 — protein MGKKIKKEVEPPPKDVFDPLPIESKKVATAVLMLQSPEEDILAKSCEALYKFAQKGDENKTTLLGLGAVEAICKLISHDDKIVRRNATMVCGVLAAHDDVRKVLRKLDIIPSLIARLAPEEEVVVHEFATLCLMYMAKEYTSKDRVFEVNGLEPIIRLLGSPDPDVKKNSVECIYHLVKDFQNRAAVCELKAIPGLLELLRSEYPVIQQLALKTLGIVSCEEEARLILKEHQALDQLLKILEAKELNDLHVEALLVIANCLEDVETVNLLQQSGGLKRILTFAETSPLPDVQKNAAKAIAKSARCDENRKYFHEQEVERTLVSLLGVENDGVSAAALLAVSAMCENAASKNFFNKQGIPQIVVLLGRDSGEVREAAAFALANLTSGSPSNASAVADVNGVPALINLLSDKNDGVIINVCVVLINMAAQEVLRSVIHAHGIMPALVGPLHSTNNMVLSKAAFAVAAFACDAEGRDEFRKAGGLELLVKHLRSGHSEVKRNACWALSVCANDEPTAEELYRLGALDILQELNLSTSQRNRFSELAHDKLLDYFLSLKYNQTGYLSYTNFIQDGFYDHGRIRPEAKLLSLEELSNQKINQNRAIILVNARNPVPAPALLPSVEEEKQETNSGQTQSSHSRSASREKGGRTVTPPVEEKQDPASARSPPLSRSGTREKPSSKGRARTKKEEEKPKEDEAKTPPESVPEKKEWCPPYDQELHDYIQEASRTILPLPRIREKTVTLAQFVAEKMGGPVQRDRLHEFSWELHVSELKFALQCNVIPIGRVKKGIFYHRALLFKVIADRVGIACSLTRGDYGRAWNEVRLLDDSPQQGNRVCLSMETYIVDLMYNPGSLLKPGSAEAERYQYI, from the exons atgggaaagaaaattaaaaaggaagTTGAGCCTCCACCCAAAGATGTG TTTGATCCACTACCAATTGAAAGTAAAAAGGTCGCGACGGCCGTGCTAATGCTTCAGTCCCCAGAAGAAGACATTTTAGCCAAATCCTGTGAAGCTTTGTACAAATTTGCGCAGAAAG gagatgaaaataaaacaacccTTCTTGGTCTTGGTGCAGTGGAAGCGATATGTAAGCTAATTTCACACGATGACAAGATAGTACGCAGGAATGCCACAATGGTGTGTGGTGTCTTGGCTGCGCATG ACGACGTAAGGAAAGTGCTGCGGAAGTTGGATATCATACCTTCGCTAATAGCTCGACTCGCTCCAGAAG AAGAGGTGGTGGTCCATGAGTTTGCCACGCTTTGCCTGATGTATATGGCCAAGGAATATACCAGTAAGGACAGAGTATTTGAAGTGAATGGATTAGAACCTATAATCAGACTGTTAGGCAGTCCTGATCCCGATGTTAAGAAAAACTCAGTTGAATGCATTTATCATCTTGTGAAG GACTTCCAAAACCGGGCTGCCGTTTGTGAATTGAAAGCTATTCCGGGTCTGCTGGAGCTGCTAAGGTCCGAGTACCCGGTTATACAGCAATTAGCCCTCAAAACCCTTGGCATCGTGAGCTGCGAGGAAGAAGCTAGACTGATTCTTAAAGAACATCAAGCATTGGATCAGCTTTTAAAAATCTTAGAAGCAAAG GAGCTTAACGACTTACACGTGGAAGCCCTTCTGGTAATTGCTAATTGCCTTGAAGATGTAGAGACTGTGAACCTTCTTCAGCAGAGCGGAGGACTTAAAAGAATACTGACCTTTGCAGAGACGTCTCCGCTGCCTGATGTACAGAAGAATGCTGCAAAGGCAATCGCCAAGTCAGCTCGCTGTG ATGAAAACAGGAAATACTTCCATGAACAGGAAGTAGAAAGAACTCTGGTCAGCTTGTTGGGGGTTGAAAATGATGGCGTCAGCGCCGCCGCACTTCTCGCTGTTTCTGCCATGTGTGAGAATGCGGCGAGCAAAAACTTCTTTAACAAACAAG GGATTCCCCAGATAGTGGTTTTATTGGGCAGAGACAGCGGAGAAGTCCGAGAGGCGGCAGCGTTTGCATTGGCAAATCTCACTAGTGGCAGCCCAAGCAATGCAAG TGCTGTAGCAGACGTTAATGGCGTTCCCGCTTTAATTAATCTTCTATCTGACAAAAATGATGGCGTCATAATTAACGTGTGCGTAGTCCTGATTAATATGGCCGCCCAGGAAGTCCTGCGAAGCGTCATACATGCCCACGGGATAATGCCCGCTCTGGTCGGACCATTGCATTCGACTAACAACATGGTGCTCAGCAAAGCCGCGTTTGCAGTGGCGGCATTTGCATGTGACGCAGAAGGAAGAGATGAG TTCAGAAAAGCAGGTGGATTAGAGCTTCTTGTAAAGCACCTTCGCTCCGGTCACAGTGAAGTGAAGAGAAATGCCTGCTGGGCGCTATCAGTCTGTGCGAACGATGAGCCAACGGCAGAAGAACTGTACAGATTGGG GGCTTTGGACATTCTTCAAGAACTCAACCTTTCAACAAGTCAAAGAAACAGATTTAGTGAACTCGCGCATGACAAGTTGCTGGATTACTTCCTATCTCTGAAGTACAATCAGACGGGATACTTGTCCTACACTAACTTCATACAAGACGGATTCTATGACCATGGTCGG ATAAGACCAGAAGCAAAGTTGTTATCTCTTGAAGAACTTAGCAATCAGAAGATCAACCAAAACCGAGCTATCATTCTGGTCAACGCAAGAAATCCCGTGCC CGCACCTGCTCTTTTACCAAGCGTTGaagaagagaaacaagaaaCAAACTCTGGACAAACTCAATCCTCTCACAGCCGAAGTGCTTCCAGAGAAAAAGGAGG GCGCACAGTCACTCCTCCAGTGGAAGAAAAGCAGGATCCGGCTTCTGCTAGATCTCCTCCTCTTAGCAGAAGTGGCACGCGGGAGAAACCATCAag CAAAGGAAGGGCAAGGACgaagaaggaagaagagaagCCGAAGGAAGATGAAGCGAAAACCCCACCAGAATCTGTTCCGGAGAAGAAAGAGTGGTGTCCGCCGTATGACCAAGAATTACATGACTACATCCAAGAAGCTTCCAGAACAATACTCCCTCTCCCCCGTATCAGAGAGAAAACCGTGACTTTGGCTCA gttTGTCGCTGAGAAGATGGGTGGCCCTGTTCAGAGAGATCGGCTGCATGAATTCAGTTGGGAGCTGCACGTTAGTGAACTGAAATTTGCGTTACAGTGCAACGTCATACCAATCGGAAGGGTTAAAAAGGGAATCTTCTATCATCGCGCATTACTTTTTAAG GTTATCGCAGATCGGGTAGGCATTGCATGTTCCCTTACTCGCGGAGATTATGGTCGGGCTTGGAACGAAGTAAGATTACTTGATGATTCACCCCAACAAGGAAATCGAGTTTGTCTTTCTATGGAAACATACATTGTTGATCTAATGTATAATCCAGGCTCGTTACTGAAGCCGGGAAGTGCAGAAGCAGAACGCTACCAGTACATTTAA